The DNA window GTAGCTAATGAATCATAAAATGCGTAAACCCCACTACGATCTTCATGTCCTTTATACATTGTATTCAGCTGTGTTTTGATTGGTTCAGTTTGGTCGATTTCAAAAAACTCTTCAACAACTGTAAATTCAGGCGTGTAAACACACATAGTCAAAATGTCTAGTGTGTATTTGCTTGGTATAACTTCTCCAATTAACCATTTTTGAATTTGGCTTTTTGAATATCCCGTGATTTTGGACATAAAGATTTCACAAGCATCGTACTTTTCTTGGAATAAATACCTGACTACCGCGTTTCTCTCGTGTATTACTGTAATTCCTTTTGGCATTATGTTGCGAGTATATAGATATTTATGAATTTCTACGATTGGCGATTAGTCGGATTACTAAAAATAAATGCAAGTTTACTAAGTTCAAAAAACAAAAAAGGTCGCCTAAGCGACCTTTTTCTACCAAGTTAGATTATGACTAATCTATTACTCGATGATTGTAGCTACAACACCAGCACCTACTGTACGGCCACCTTCACGGATCGCGAAACGTAGACCTTCGTCCATCGCGATTGGGCAGATTAGCTCAACAGTCATCTTGATGTTGTCACCAGGCATTACCATTTCTACGCCTTCTGGTAGCTCGATGTTACCAGTTACGTCAGTTGTACGGAAGTAGAACTGTGGACGGTAGCCTTTGAAGAATGGAGTATGACGACCACCTTCTTCTTTCGAAAGTACGTATACTTCTGAAGTGAATTTCGTGTGTGGCTTGATTGAACCAGGCTTACATAGTACTTGACCACGCTCAACCTCGTCACGCTTAGTACCACGTAGAAGTGCACCAACGTTCTCACCCGCACGACCTTCGTCTAGAAGCTTACGGAACATCTCAACACCTGTACAAGTTGTCTTCGTTGTATCTTTGATACCTACGATTTCAACTTCTTCGTTGATGCGGATGATACCAGCTTCAACACGGCCTGTTACTACTGTACCACGACCTTGGATTGAGAATACGTCTTCGATAGGCATGATGAATGGCTTATCGATTGCACGCTCTGGCTCTGGGATGTATGAATCAAGTGCTTCTGCAAGCTCAATGATTTTCGCTTCCCAAGCAGCATCGCCTTGAAGTGCTTGAAGTGCTGAACCTTTGATTAGTGGAAGGTCATCACCTGGGAAATCGTACTCAGAAAGAAGCTCACGAACTTCCATCTCTACTAGCTCTAGAAGCTCTTCGTCGTCAACCATGTCACATTTGTTCATGAATACGATGATGTATGGTACACCAACTTGACGAGAAAGTAGGATGTGCTCACGCGTTTGTGGCATTGGGCCGTCAGTCGCAGCTACTACTAGGATAGCGCCGTCCATCTGTGCAGCACCAGTGATCATGTTCTTAACGTAGTCAGCGTGTCCTGGACAGTCAACGTGCGCATAGTGGCGCGCTGGTGTGTCGTATTCTACGTGTGAAGTATTGATTGTGATACCACGCTCACGCTCTTCTGGTGCGTTGTCGATTGACGCGAAGTCTTTCGCCTGACCACCGTAAGTTTTTGCTAGAACAGTAGAGATTGCTGCAGTTAGAGTTGTTTTACCGTGGTCAACGTGGCCGATTGTACCTACGTTTACGTGCGGTTTCGAACGTTCAAACTTTTCTTTTGCCATGACGGAACCTATCAGTTTTGTAGATCTAGATTACATATAAAAATAATCCACTTAGCGCGGACTACGATTATTCTAAAACGTTAGTATTAACTTTTTATGAGACAATTAAAAGGAAGTTTTTTGGAAGATTCTTGATCTGGTGCTGATACCCAGAGTTGAACTGGGGACCTCACCCTTACCAAGGGTGCGCTCTACCGACTGAGCTATATCAGCACACCAGAAACTGGAGCGGGCAGCGGGAATCGAACCCGCATCATCAGCTTGGAAGGCTGAGGTAATAGCCATTATACGATGCCCGCTTTAGGAACCTGTTAAACTACCTCTAACCGTCGTAATAAAGTGGTGGAGGGGGACGGATTCGAACCATCGAAGGCAGTGCCGTCAGATTTACAGTCTGATCCCTTTGGCCGCTCGGGAACCCCTCCACGAAAAAGTCTTTTAGGAAGCAAAATGGTGCCGACTATCCGAGTCGAACGGATGACCTACTGATTACAAGTCAGTTGCTCTACCAACTGAGCTAAGTCGGCACTGCTTCACTACGGGGCAGGATAATAGAGCAACGATTTACGTGATGCAACAAGAATCTGAAAAAAAATCGTAAATTTCGCTTCAAGCGCTCAATATTAGAACAAATCGCCCTAAAAACAATCATTATCCTTGATTTTGGTGCCAGTATTTCAGTCCGAGTAAAACCAAATCTTTTACAAATATGGCGTCTTCAATGTGTTTTTGTAACAACGCGCCGTAACCTCCGGTAAAAACAACCTTGCATCCTTCTTTTTGGAAGTACTGTGATTTGGCAAGCACAACACAGCCCAATGTACTCACAAGACTGCCATTTTTCACCGCATTCGGTGTATTCACGCCAAATTCCATTGCAAATGGGCTTTCTAAATCGCTGAAGACCTTCTGGGTATGACGAGTTAAGCTGTCACTCATCATATCTAACCCAGGAATAATCCAACCACCAAGATGCTGTCCAGCAGCAGTGAGTCCATCAACCGTTGTTGCAGTACCTGAATCAACAATAATGACATTTTCATTTAGATATAAGTAATGGCAAGCTATGACAGCAAGCCAGCGATCAATACCTAAGTTTTGATACAGCGCATAACCACATTTCAATTGCTTAAGTGTTGGCGACACGTTCGCTTCCACAACACCTACGTTGTGAGTCTTTGCTGCATTAATGAGATCAGAGAGAAGCTCTCGCTTACCCACCTGCCCAACGACAACCGCCTTTATTTGCGCCCATGGAATTGCCGATAAAGACACTGACTCAACCGAATCGCCTTTATCCAACGCCATTTTCAGCGCTGTGTTACCTACATCGACATAAAGATTCATGCTTTCACTCGCTTAACGTTCAAACGAATTTATCGGCCGAAGCGATAACTCGCCGCCGTAATAGGCTTTCACCTCACCATTCTGGCGTAACATCACTGCGCCTTGTTCATCAATCCCTTCACAAATACCTTGCCACGTTTGTTGCCCTGTACTGAGCGAAACAGGTTGCCCTGCGTATACATTCAGATTGTTCCACTGTGCCACCATCGACTTAATTCCTTGACGACGATATTGCATGAGTCGCGTCGTAATACAATCAATTAACGTTGCCGCAAGCTGATTCTTATTAATACTGCCCACTTTTGAGGATAAATCTTGCCATGGCTGATCAATAGCTGCGGCTATGGACTCTGGCATAATCAAATTTATCCCCACACCAATCACTAAGTGGCACGGACCTTCAACCTGACCATCAACTTCGACCAGAATGCCGGCCAATTTCTTTTTATCGAGGTAAACATCATTCGGCCACTTTAGTTGCACCGATACGCCATACAATTTATTCAGCGCATCATACACCGCAAGGCCGATCACGATAGACACCCCCATTGCGGCTTGAATACCATCATCCAAACGCCAGTAATAACTCAAATACAGATTAGCCCCAAATGGTGACTGCCATACCTTACCTCGACGTCCACGTCCTGCTTGCTGCATTTCAGCAAGGAGTGCATGCCCTTGCGCTGGATATTGCCCTTGCTGTACACGTCGCATTAATTCGGTGTTAGTGGAATCGATGACCGGTACAACTTCAATACTTGAATGGGTGTGCGGCTTTTTTTCAAGTTCTTGTTTAATTTGAAGTGGATTCAAAAGCGGCAAGCTTTGATTGAGACAATACCCTTTGCCACTCACGGTAAAAATATCAATACCCATTTCTTGCAGTGACGCAATATGTTTAGCGATGGCGGTGCGGCTAATACCAAGTTGTTCACCAAGCGCTTGACCAGACACAAACCCGCCTTGGTTCAACGCTTCTAATACCCGCAATTTATTGCCTTCGAGTCCTTTTAGCATGCTTTACTCCACACTCAAAGCCACTTCACCTGTCGCGGCGATTAGTCGTACCTCGTGAACTAAGTTCACACCAAATTTCGCTTTTACTTTACTTTGAATGACTTCAATCATTGCTTTTAGGGCATCCCCACTGGCATGTTCTTGATTGATAAGCACCAATGCTTGCTTTTCATAAACCTGTACACCATTTAATGAAAAACCTTTTAGACCCGCCTTCTCAATTAACCATCCCGCCGCTAACTTTGTTTGCTCCGGGCCTGCAGGGTAACTGGGCATCTCCGGAAAACGACTTTGCAGTGCTGACGCTATCGTCCCACTGACCACCGGATTCTTAAAAAAACTACCTGCATTAGGCTGTATCTCGGGATCCGGTAATTTACTTTGTCGAATAGCGATTACCTCTTCAAAGAGGAGTTTCGCTGAGATGCTCTGTGACGACAGTGCCGCAAGCGGGCCATAACTCAAATTTGGTTGCCAATGATGGGGTAACGCAAGGCCGACTTCCGTAATAATGAAACGCTCTTTTAATTCATGTTTAAAGATCGAATCTCGATACCCAAACCGGCATTGCGAATTCGATAATTTGCGCATTTCTTGCGTTTTCAAATCGTAGCCTTGAACGTATTCTACAAATTGAGCCAGTTCCACACCGTAAGCACCTATATTTTGTACTGGTGCAGCCCCAACCGTTCCCGGAATCAATGCTAAGTTTTCAAGACCTCCGATGTCCATATCGACCAATTTTTCTACAAGCAAATGCCAGTTTTCACCCGCGGCAACTCGAATGAAGGTATCATTTTGGCGAGGCTCAATGTGGACCCCTTTGGTTTTCATGACAATGACACTGCCCGCAAAATTTTCGATAAAAATGGTATTACTCCCTTCCCCTAAGACACAAAAAGGTTCTTTAATATCGAGGGTGCGTAACTCATCTACATCGGTTATTTCAATTAGACGTTGACAGGATGCTGGCAGCGCAAAGGTATGATACGAGGTTAAACTAGGCACAAGTGACTTTTCCGATTCGCAATTGAGCTTAGTTTACCTTATCACCATGTTTAACGCATCAGGATGTCATCTTCGTCGCTGACATGCTATAA is part of the Pseudoalteromonas xiamenensis genome and encodes:
- a CDS encoding type III pantothenate kinase → MNLYVDVGNTALKMALDKGDSVESVSLSAIPWAQIKAVVVGQVGKRELLSDLINAAKTHNVGVVEANVSPTLKQLKCGYALYQNLGIDRWLAVIACHYLYLNENVIIVDSGTATTVDGLTAAGQHLGGWIIPGLDMMSDSLTRHTQKVFSDLESPFAMEFGVNTPNAVKNGSLVSTLGCVVLAKSQYFQKEGCKVVFTGGYGALLQKHIEDAIFVKDLVLLGLKYWHQNQG
- the birA gene encoding bifunctional biotin--[acetyl-CoA-carboxylase] ligase/biotin operon repressor BirA codes for the protein MLKGLEGNKLRVLEALNQGGFVSGQALGEQLGISRTAIAKHIASLQEMGIDIFTVSGKGYCLNQSLPLLNPLQIKQELEKKPHTHSSIEVVPVIDSTNTELMRRVQQGQYPAQGHALLAEMQQAGRGRRGKVWQSPFGANLYLSYYWRLDDGIQAAMGVSIVIGLAVYDALNKLYGVSVQLKWPNDVYLDKKKLAGILVEVDGQVEGPCHLVIGVGINLIMPESIAAAIDQPWQDLSSKVGSINKNQLAATLIDCITTRLMQYRRQGIKSMVAQWNNLNVYAGQPVSLSTGQQTWQGICEGIDEQGAVMLRQNGEVKAYYGGELSLRPINSFER
- the tuf gene encoding elongation factor Tu; the encoded protein is MAKEKFERSKPHVNVGTIGHVDHGKTTLTAAISTVLAKTYGGQAKDFASIDNAPEERERGITINTSHVEYDTPARHYAHVDCPGHADYVKNMITGAAQMDGAILVVAATDGPMPQTREHILLSRQVGVPYIIVFMNKCDMVDDEELLELVEMEVRELLSEYDFPGDDLPLIKGSALQALQGDAAWEAKIIELAEALDSYIPEPERAIDKPFIMPIEDVFSIQGRGTVVTGRVEAGIIRINEEVEIVGIKDTTKTTCTGVEMFRKLLDEGRAGENVGALLRGTKRDEVERGQVLCKPGSIKPHTKFTSEVYVLSKEEGGRHTPFFKGYRPQFYFRTTDVTGNIELPEGVEMVMPGDNIKMTVELICPIAMDEGLRFAIREGGRTVGAGVVATIIE
- the murB gene encoding UDP-N-acetylmuramate dehydrogenase; protein product: MPSLTSYHTFALPASCQRLIEITDVDELRTLDIKEPFCVLGEGSNTIFIENFAGSVIVMKTKGVHIEPRQNDTFIRVAAGENWHLLVEKLVDMDIGGLENLALIPGTVGAAPVQNIGAYGVELAQFVEYVQGYDLKTQEMRKLSNSQCRFGYRDSIFKHELKERFIITEVGLALPHHWQPNLSYGPLAALSSQSISAKLLFEEVIAIRQSKLPDPEIQPNAGSFFKNPVVSGTIASALQSRFPEMPSYPAGPEQTKLAAGWLIEKAGLKGFSLNGVQVYEKQALVLINQEHASGDALKAMIEVIQSKVKAKFGVNLVHEVRLIAATGEVALSVE